Proteins from a single region of Flaviflexus salsibiostraticola:
- a CDS encoding PLP-dependent aminotransferase family protein → MAHPSDSSAGSARASAGNRLDPWYSSYADRSLGMRASEVRSLFAVANRPEVVSLAGGMPNIEGLPLDFLAEMTARLLRDRGPKLLQYGGGQGEEEIRTQIVEVMRYDGIHAHPDDVIVTTGSQQALDLMTQIFINPGDAIVAEAPSYVGALGVFRAYQAEVIHTPMDDHGLIPSALEETLRRAEALGKQVKFLYTVPNFHNPAGVTLSLERRPQVVEICRRHGVIILEDNPYGLLGFDSEPLPALQTFDPDAVVYLGSFSKIFAPGYRVGWALAPHAVTQRMVLAAESAILSPNMMGQLSIAEYLKSYDWFQQVKEYRSMYRERRDAMLESLAEYLPSSTWTVPDGGFYTWVTLPEGLDAHAMLPRAVTHRVAYVSGTAFFANGEGRDYMRLSYCYPTPENIREGVRRLGTVVEAEKELVNMFGAQRRTPPGSTVEYPSTETI, encoded by the coding sequence ATGGCACATCCGTCCGACAGCAGCGCGGGATCGGCACGTGCCTCGGCCGGCAATCGGCTCGACCCCTGGTACTCCTCCTACGCGGACAGATCGCTCGGCATGCGGGCCTCCGAGGTGCGCAGCCTCTTCGCGGTCGCCAACAGGCCCGAGGTCGTGTCCCTCGCCGGCGGCATGCCCAATATCGAGGGTCTCCCTCTCGACTTCCTTGCGGAAATGACGGCCAGGCTCCTGCGGGATCGCGGCCCCAAGCTGCTCCAGTACGGCGGAGGTCAGGGTGAGGAGGAGATCCGCACCCAGATCGTCGAGGTCATGCGCTATGACGGCATCCACGCGCATCCCGACGATGTCATCGTGACGACGGGCTCCCAGCAGGCGCTCGACCTCATGACCCAGATCTTTATCAACCCAGGCGACGCGATCGTCGCCGAAGCCCCCTCCTACGTGGGCGCGCTCGGCGTCTTCCGGGCCTACCAGGCCGAGGTCATCCACACCCCCATGGACGATCACGGCCTCATCCCCTCGGCCCTCGAAGAGACACTGCGGCGCGCCGAGGCCCTGGGCAAGCAGGTGAAGTTCCTCTACACGGTCCCGAACTTCCACAACCCTGCGGGCGTCACACTGTCCCTCGAGCGGCGACCCCAGGTCGTTGAGATCTGTCGGCGCCACGGCGTCATCATCCTCGAGGACAATCCCTACGGCCTTCTCGGCTTCGACTCGGAGCCCCTGCCTGCTCTTCAGACCTTCGATCCCGATGCCGTCGTCTATCTGGGATCGTTCTCGAAGATCTTCGCCCCCGGCTATCGTGTCGGGTGGGCGCTTGCGCCTCACGCCGTCACCCAACGCATGGTCCTTGCCGCGGAATCGGCGATTCTGTCGCCGAACATGATGGGACAGCTCTCGATCGCGGAGTACCTCAAGTCCTACGACTGGTTCCAGCAGGTCAAGGAGTACCGCAGCATGTACCGTGAGCGCCGCGATGCGATGCTCGAGTCCCTTGCGGAGTATCTGCCGAGTTCAACATGGACAGTCCCGGACGGTGGTTTCTACACCTGGGTGACGCTGCCCGAGGGCCTGGACGCCCATGCGATGCTTCCACGGGCCGTCACCCACCGCGTCGCCTATGTCTCCGGCACGGCATTCTTCGCCAACGGCGAGGGCCGAGATTACATGCGGCTCTCCTACTGCTATCCCACGCCTGAGAACATCCGTGAGGGCGTCCGCCGCCTCGGTACCGTCGTCGAGGCAGAGAAGGAGCTCGTCAACATGTTCGGTGCACAGCGCCGGACACCGCCGGGATCCACTGTTGAATATCCGTCGACCGAGACCATCTGA
- a CDS encoding ParB/RepB/Spo0J family partition protein — MAERRKTPARKSLGKGISALFPAPQETDGDLPKRQAIDVFFGDGPLTAVESAPTPEALDQVETPEPYVPTPDEPAGLVPVPGAVLTEIPVDQIFANTKQPRTVFDEDELAELADSIAEVGLLQPIVVRHVPDGGYELIMGERRWRASARAGLESIPAIVRDTADDDLLRDALLENLHRVELNPLEEASAYQQLLEDFGCTQEELSRRIARSRPQISNTLRLLKLPPLVQRRVAAGVLSAGHARALLGLTDPAAMERLAQRIVAEGLSVRAVEEIVALGDEPRVRSAGRATRETAPQLMRLSEDLSNRLDTRVKIRLGARKGTMTVDFGSIEDLNRILDVLSLPVERIPDGV; from the coding sequence ATGGCAGAACGGCGGAAAACTCCGGCGCGCAAGAGTCTCGGGAAGGGAATCTCGGCGCTATTCCCTGCACCCCAAGAGACCGACGGTGACCTCCCCAAGCGGCAGGCGATCGATGTCTTCTTCGGTGACGGCCCATTGACGGCTGTCGAATCCGCACCTACTCCGGAGGCACTCGACCAAGTGGAGACTCCGGAGCCCTACGTGCCAACACCAGACGAACCTGCGGGGCTCGTTCCCGTACCAGGCGCGGTGCTCACTGAGATTCCTGTTGACCAGATTTTTGCCAATACGAAGCAGCCCCGCACAGTCTTCGACGAGGACGAACTGGCCGAGCTCGCAGACTCCATCGCCGAGGTTGGATTACTCCAACCCATTGTCGTGAGACATGTTCCCGATGGAGGATATGAGCTCATCATGGGCGAGCGTCGCTGGCGCGCCTCGGCGAGAGCTGGCCTGGAGTCGATTCCGGCAATTGTCCGCGATACCGCCGATGATGATCTGCTTCGCGATGCTCTGTTGGAGAACCTCCATCGCGTCGAGTTGAATCCCCTCGAAGAGGCCTCCGCCTATCAGCAGCTTCTCGAGGACTTCGGATGCACGCAGGAGGAGCTGTCGCGCCGAATCGCACGCTCGCGACCGCAGATCTCCAATACACTTCGGCTGCTCAAGCTGCCGCCCCTCGTGCAGCGGCGGGTCGCCGCGGGAGTGCTCTCAGCCGGGCACGCACGGGCACTGCTAGGACTGACAGATCCTGCTGCCATGGAACGCCTCGCTCAGCGGATCGTCGCAGAGGGCCTCTCGGTTCGCGCCGTCGAAGAGATCGTCGCGCTGGGTGACGAACCGCGTGTGCGTTCTGCAGGGCGGGCTACTCGCGAGACGGCTCCACAGCTCATGCGACTGTCGGAAGACCTGTCCAACAGGCTCGATACCCGCGTCAAGATTCGCTTGGGCGCACGGAAGGGGACGATGACCGTGGACTTCGGCTCAATCGAGGATCTCAACCGCATCCTCGACGTCCTTTCGCTGCCCGTCGAACGGATTCCGGACGGCGTGTAG
- a CDS encoding thioredoxin family protein: MHCEVLFFTAPWCDPCHQAAPIFSEVTRELGIAASIVDADLTPDLADRFGVESLPTVVVLCEGEVRDSLAGTRPKAELRSFLRRSIGAVHPPDGPGVAD; encoded by the coding sequence ATGCACTGTGAGGTCCTGTTCTTCACAGCTCCCTGGTGCGATCCCTGCCATCAGGCAGCCCCGATCTTCTCTGAGGTGACGAGAGAGCTCGGCATCGCCGCATCGATCGTCGATGCCGACTTGACCCCGGACCTGGCCGACAGGTTCGGGGTTGAGTCTCTCCCAACGGTCGTCGTCCTCTGTGAGGGTGAGGTTCGCGATAGTCTTGCAGGGACCAGGCCCAAAGCTGAGCTGCGGAGCTTCCTTCGCCGTTCAATCGGCGCGGTACACCCGCCTGACGGCCCCGGGGTGGCAGACTAG
- a CDS encoding D-alanine--D-alanine ligase family protein, with protein MTQPRTVAILAGGLNHERDVSIHSGRRVAGALAEAGFHVKMLDVDSNLLQRLDAIEPDVVWPLIHGSTGEDGSLQDLLELIGLPYVGSNAHGCRLGFQKPVAKTILSNVGIAVPDSTSLPQSLFREVGATAILDLVAARYGFPVVVKPAAGGSALGVSIVSEAKDLPGAMVDSFAYGNQVLIEKYIAGSEVAVSVIEVEKGEPFALPPVEIVTNGRYDYDARYNAGRSEYFVPARLSDDLLDRCMEAALTAHRTLHLRHISRTDLIVDADGTPWFIDVNSAPGMTQTSLLPQAVTRYAEENGMAPTDLYAQIVEAALTF; from the coding sequence ATGACTCAACCACGCACTGTCGCGATTCTCGCCGGAGGACTCAACCACGAGCGGGACGTGTCGATCCACTCGGGTCGCCGCGTTGCGGGCGCCCTCGCGGAGGCCGGCTTCCACGTCAAGATGCTCGATGTCGACTCGAACCTCCTCCAGCGCCTGGATGCGATCGAACCGGACGTCGTCTGGCCTCTCATCCACGGTTCGACGGGTGAGGACGGCTCTCTGCAGGATCTCCTCGAGCTCATCGGCCTGCCCTATGTGGGCTCAAACGCCCACGGCTGCCGGCTTGGCTTCCAGAAGCCGGTGGCGAAGACGATCCTCTCGAATGTGGGCATCGCGGTGCCGGATTCCACGTCGCTTCCCCAGTCCCTCTTCCGTGAGGTTGGTGCAACCGCGATCCTCGATCTCGTCGCCGCCCGCTACGGCTTCCCCGTTGTCGTCAAGCCCGCGGCCGGAGGCAGCGCCCTCGGTGTCAGCATTGTCTCGGAGGCGAAGGACCTGCCCGGCGCGATGGTCGATAGCTTCGCGTACGGCAATCAGGTCCTCATCGAGAAGTACATCGCGGGCTCCGAAGTGGCCGTGTCCGTCATCGAGGTCGAGAAGGGCGAACCATTCGCACTTCCGCCCGTCGAGATCGTCACCAACGGCCGTTACGACTACGACGCCCGGTACAACGCCGGTCGGTCGGAGTACTTCGTCCCTGCCCGACTCTCGGACGACCTGCTCGACAGGTGTATGGAAGCAGCACTGACCGCCCACCGCACTCTCCATCTGCGCCATATCTCCCGCACGGACCTCATCGTGGACGCCGATGGCACACCGTGGTTCATCGATGTCAATTCCGCACCTGGAATGACACAGACATCACTCCTCCCACAGGCCGTTACGCGATACGCCGAGGAGAACGGAATGGCCCCGACAGATCTGTATGCACAAATCGTCGAGGCCGCACTCACGTTCTGA